A single region of the Paraburkholderia sprentiae WSM5005 genome encodes:
- a CDS encoding YihY family inner membrane protein, with product MLVRVRFDLDTLKRLAQFAAQRIGEDRIPQVAGSLTFTTMLALVPLATVAFALFTAFPIFSSFQASLQFFLADHLMPAQLNDQIFKYLNQFAAKAKGLTTIGMIVLFVTAVMTMMTVESAFNVIWRVRKARPVAQRILVYWAIITLGPILIGVSLSISSYLFTESMTFSAAQRITPLIEWALASATLPFTMLAFTILYVYLPNCRVEWRDAVVGGVIAAIAFELSKRGFGYYVRRIPTYTAVYGAFAAVPLFLLWMYLCWFITLTGAMIASALPAVRIGQFHRPVFYGSNLFDSLELLARLCEAREAGRRGYTMPELARMLRRDMDTTLMLLQRLEEIEWIARLEEDHTGPHFVLLANPAQVTVQRLYDLFVIDRAELTYQLELDSTRVDGGMLLAALDNDQLKVTLAALLASRAAARAARPGDGERAAASMPHQAA from the coding sequence TTGTTGGTTAGGGTGCGTTTCGATCTCGACACGCTCAAACGGCTCGCGCAATTCGCCGCGCAACGCATCGGCGAGGACCGGATTCCGCAGGTCGCGGGCAGCCTGACGTTCACCACGATGCTCGCGCTCGTGCCGCTCGCCACCGTCGCGTTTGCGCTGTTCACCGCGTTTCCGATCTTCAGCTCGTTCCAGGCGTCGCTGCAGTTTTTTCTCGCCGATCACCTGATGCCCGCGCAGCTGAACGATCAGATTTTCAAGTATCTGAACCAGTTCGCGGCGAAGGCCAAAGGGCTGACCACGATCGGCATGATCGTGCTGTTCGTCACCGCGGTGATGACCATGATGACCGTCGAGTCCGCGTTCAACGTGATCTGGCGCGTGCGCAAGGCACGGCCCGTCGCGCAGCGCATACTCGTCTACTGGGCGATCATCACGCTCGGTCCGATCCTGATCGGCGTGAGTCTGTCGATCTCTTCGTATCTGTTCACGGAATCCATGACGTTCAGCGCCGCGCAGCGCATCACACCGCTGATCGAATGGGCGCTCGCGAGCGCCACGCTGCCGTTCACCATGCTCGCGTTCACGATTCTTTACGTTTATCTGCCGAACTGCCGCGTCGAATGGCGCGACGCGGTGGTCGGCGGCGTGATCGCCGCAATCGCGTTCGAGCTCTCCAAGCGCGGCTTCGGCTACTACGTACGCCGTATTCCCACCTATACCGCCGTGTACGGCGCGTTCGCCGCGGTGCCGCTGTTTCTGCTGTGGATGTACCTGTGCTGGTTCATCACGCTGACCGGCGCGATGATTGCATCGGCGTTGCCGGCGGTTCGCATCGGTCAGTTTCATCGCCCGGTGTTCTATGGCAGCAACCTGTTCGATTCGCTCGAATTGCTCGCGCGGCTGTGCGAAGCGCGCGAGGCCGGCAGGCGCGGCTACACGATGCCCGAGCTTGCGCGCATGCTTCGCCGCGACATGGATACGACGCTGATGCTATTGCAGCGTCTCGAGGAGATCGAGTGGATCGCGCGGCTGGAGGAGGACCATACCGGCCCGCATTTCGTGCTGCTAGCGAACCCGGCGCAGGTGACCGTGCAGCGGCTGTACGACCTGTTCGTGATCGACCGTGCCGAGCTCACGTATCAGCTCGAACTCGACTCGACGCGGGTGGACGGCGGCATGCTGCTCGCCGCGCTCGACAACGACCAACTGAAGGTGACGCTCGCCGCGTTGCTGGCCTCGCGCGCGGCGGCAAGGGCGGCGCGACCCGGAGACGGCGAGCGCGCGGCGGCTTCGATGCCGCACCAGGCAGCGTGA
- a CDS encoding O-acetylhomoserine aminocarboxypropyltransferase: MSANRFDTLALHAGAAPDPATGARATPIYQTTSFSFRDTDHAAALFNMERAGHVYSRISNPTVAVFEERVAALENGAGAIGTASGQAALHLAIATLMGAGSHIVASSALYGGSHSLLHYTLRRFGIDTTFVKAGDLAAWRAALRPNTRLLFGETLGNPGLDVLDIAALAQIAHTHRVPLLVDSTFTTPYLLRPFEHGADFVYHSATKFLGGHGTTIGGVLVDGGTFDFEASGRFPEFTEPYDGFHGMVFAEESTVAPFLLRARREGLRDFGACLHPQAAWQLLQGIETLPLRMERHVANTRRVVEFLAGHAAVESVAYPELSTHPDHALAKRLLPRGAGAVFSFNLRGDRAAGRAFIEALALFSHLANVGDARSLVIHPASTTHFRMDAAALAAAGIAEGTIRLSIGLEDPDDLIDDLKRALKAAQKAAQPAGSSRSASPDGAPAQQSATAASAGTSAPARPESA, from the coding sequence ATGTCCGCCAACCGTTTCGATACGCTTGCGCTGCACGCCGGCGCAGCCCCCGACCCCGCCACCGGCGCACGCGCGACGCCGATCTACCAGACCACGTCGTTTTCGTTCCGCGACACGGACCACGCCGCCGCGCTGTTCAACATGGAGCGCGCCGGCCACGTCTATTCGCGCATTTCGAATCCGACCGTCGCCGTGTTCGAGGAGCGCGTCGCCGCACTCGAAAACGGCGCCGGCGCGATCGGCACGGCGAGCGGCCAGGCCGCGCTGCATCTGGCGATCGCGACGCTGATGGGCGCAGGCTCGCACATCGTCGCATCGAGCGCGCTGTACGGCGGCTCGCACAGTCTGCTGCATTACACGCTGCGGCGTTTCGGCATCGACACGACCTTCGTGAAGGCCGGTGATCTCGCCGCGTGGCGCGCCGCGCTGCGCCCCAACACCCGCCTGCTATTCGGCGAAACGCTCGGCAATCCGGGCCTCGACGTGCTCGACATCGCCGCGCTCGCGCAGATCGCGCACACACACCGGGTGCCGTTGCTGGTCGACTCGACCTTCACGACGCCTTACCTGCTGCGCCCGTTCGAGCACGGCGCCGACTTCGTCTACCACTCGGCGACCAAGTTTCTCGGCGGCCACGGCACGACGATCGGCGGCGTGCTGGTCGACGGCGGCACGTTCGATTTCGAGGCTTCCGGCCGCTTTCCCGAATTCACCGAGCCGTACGACGGTTTCCACGGCATGGTGTTCGCCGAGGAAAGCACCGTCGCGCCGTTCCTGCTGCGCGCGCGCCGGGAAGGCTTGCGCGACTTCGGCGCGTGCCTGCATCCGCAGGCCGCGTGGCAGCTGCTGCAAGGCATCGAGACGCTGCCGTTGCGCATGGAGCGTCACGTCGCCAACACCCGGCGCGTGGTCGAATTTCTCGCCGGCCATGCGGCGGTCGAATCGGTCGCCTATCCCGAGCTATCGACGCATCCCGACCACGCGCTCGCCAAGCGACTGCTACCACGCGGCGCCGGCGCGGTGTTCAGCTTCAATCTGCGCGGCGACCGCGCGGCCGGGCGCGCCTTCATCGAAGCGCTCGCGCTCTTCTCTCACCTCGCGAACGTCGGCGACGCGCGCTCGCTGGTGATCCATCCGGCGTCGACGACGCATTTCCGCATGGATGCCGCCGCGCTCGCGGCGGCCGGTATCGCGGAAGGCACGATCCGTCTGTCGATTGGCCTCGAAGATCCGGATGACCTGATCGACGATCTCAAGCGCGCGTTGAAGGCCGCGCAAAAAGCCGCGCAACCCGCGGGCAGCAGCCGCAGCGCAAGCCCGGACGGCGCCCCCGCGCAGCAGAGCGCCACGGCCGCATCCGCCGGCACCAGCGCCCCCGCCCGCCCGGAGTCCGCATGA
- a CDS encoding Mpo1-like protein, with protein sequence MAHTAHTDRFASFAEFYPYYLSEHRNIVSRRLHFVGSLGVIGCLAMALATGGWLWLPAAVVCGYGFAWVGHFFFEKNRPATFRHPFYSLMGDWVMFKDICVGKISL encoded by the coding sequence ATGGCTCATACAGCCCATACCGATCGCTTCGCGAGCTTCGCGGAGTTTTATCCGTACTACCTGAGCGAGCATCGCAACATTGTGTCGCGGCGGCTGCATTTCGTCGGCTCGCTCGGCGTGATCGGCTGCCTCGCGATGGCGCTCGCCACCGGCGGCTGGCTGTGGTTGCCGGCGGCCGTGGTGTGCGGTTATGGCTTCGCTTGGGTCGGCCATTTCTTCTTCGAAAAGAACAGGCCGGCCACCTTCCGTCATCCGTTTTACAGCCTGATGGGCGACTGGGTGATGTTCAAGGACATCTGCGTGGGAAAGATTTCGTTGTAG
- a CDS encoding FAD-binding oxidoreductase: protein MTHTAFLAACRDAIGAAHVLTDPQDTAPFLTDWRRRYTGAACAVLAPATSAEAAALVKLAVEHRVALVPQGGNTGLAGGATPDASGAQAVISLRRLNRVRDIDPHNNTITVEAGVILAEVQKHAEAAGRLFALSLAAEGSCTIGGNLSTNAGGTGVLRYGNTRELCLGLEVVTPQGELWDGLRGLRKDNTGYDLRDLFIGAEGTLGLITAAVLKLHPQPAARVTALAALASPHAALDFLALTQRMAGPLLTGFELMSDFCVRLVGRHFEQMRYPFAEAHAQIVLLELSDSESEVHARTLFEGLMQTALEQGLVEDAVVAENLAQSRAFWNLREHIPLAQAEEGLNIKHDIAVPISCIGHFIEATDAAIAQAAPGARMVTFGHLGDGNLHYNVQAPEGVDATAFLRQHQSAINRIVYDSVAAHRGSISAEHGLGQLKIDDAARYKQDVELRMMRAIKQALDPLNLMNPGKVLR, encoded by the coding sequence ATGACCCACACCGCTTTTCTCGCCGCCTGCCGCGACGCCATCGGCGCGGCTCACGTACTGACCGACCCGCAGGACACGGCGCCGTTTCTGACCGACTGGCGTCGCCGCTACACCGGCGCGGCCTGCGCGGTGCTCGCGCCAGCCACGTCCGCCGAAGCCGCCGCGCTCGTCAAGCTCGCGGTCGAACATCGCGTCGCGCTGGTGCCGCAGGGCGGCAACACCGGCCTCGCGGGCGGCGCGACACCCGACGCGAGCGGCGCGCAGGCGGTCATCAGCCTGCGCCGCCTGAATCGGGTGCGCGACATCGATCCGCACAACAACACGATCACCGTCGAAGCCGGCGTGATCCTCGCCGAGGTGCAGAAGCATGCGGAAGCGGCCGGGCGTCTGTTTGCGCTGAGCCTCGCCGCCGAGGGCAGCTGCACGATCGGCGGCAATCTGTCGACCAACGCGGGCGGAACCGGTGTGCTGCGCTACGGCAACACGCGCGAGCTATGCCTCGGCCTCGAAGTAGTGACGCCGCAAGGCGAACTATGGGACGGCCTGCGCGGGCTGCGCAAGGACAACACCGGCTACGATCTGCGCGACCTGTTCATCGGCGCGGAGGGCACCCTCGGCCTGATCACCGCGGCGGTGCTGAAGCTGCATCCGCAGCCCGCCGCGCGCGTCACCGCGCTTGCCGCGCTCGCGTCGCCGCATGCGGCGCTCGATTTTCTCGCGCTCACGCAGCGCATGGCCGGGCCCCTATTGACCGGCTTCGAGCTGATGTCGGATTTCTGCGTGCGCCTCGTCGGCCGGCATTTCGAGCAGATGCGTTATCCGTTCGCTGAAGCGCATGCGCAGATCGTGCTGCTCGAACTGTCGGACAGCGAAAGCGAAGTGCACGCCCGCACGCTGTTCGAAGGGCTGATGCAGACCGCACTCGAACAGGGTCTCGTCGAAGACGCCGTGGTCGCGGAAAACCTCGCGCAGTCGCGCGCGTTCTGGAATCTGCGCGAGCACATTCCGCTCGCACAGGCCGAGGAAGGGCTCAACATCAAGCACGACATCGCGGTGCCGATTTCATGCATCGGCCACTTCATCGAAGCGACCGACGCGGCGATCGCGCAAGCGGCACCTGGCGCGCGCATGGTCACGTTCGGCCATCTCGGCGACGGTAATCTGCACTACAACGTGCAGGCACCGGAGGGCGTCGACGCGACGGCGTTTCTGCGGCAACACCAGAGCGCGATCAACCGGATCGTCTACGACAGCGTGGCTGCACATCGCGGCAGCATCAGCGCGGAACATGGACTCGGCCAGCTGAAAATCGACGATGCCGCGCGCTACAAGCAGGACGTCGAACTGCGGATGATGCGCGCGATCAAACAGGCGCTCGATCCGCTGAACCTGATGAATCCGGGCAAGGTGCTACGCTAA
- a CDS encoding MFS transporter, with protein MNDRPLPAARRAARAREAHESQFRLLGQRRFAPFFWTQFLGAMNDNVFKIGFTSLVTYQAARFSGVDPKTAAFLISAIFILPFVLFSATSGQIADKYDKAFLTRLVKTLEIAVMLVGGAGFWLHSAPLLYLCTFLMGVHSTVFGPVKYSYLPQHLSKAELVGGNGMVEMGTFVAILIGTIVGGAGAGFAEHGAVVLACACVAIALTGRVVSGFVPATPAPQPGLRINWNPVSETWRNLKLAHENRTVFLSLLGISWLWFVGATFLASFFNFAKDVLSADPDVVTVLLATFSIGIGMGSLLCERLSKRRIELGLVPLGSIGMSVFAIDLFFASHALPPAGHLLSVGEFLARPAHWRVLADLFLLAMFGGFYSVPLYALIQSRSQPSHRARIIAANNILNSLFMIVSALMAMGLTAAGFSIPAIFLVTALLNVVVAGYIYSLAPEFLLRFIAWLLVHTFYRIRLVHAERIPDEGAAVLVCNHVSFVDAIVIMAESPRPIRFLMDHQVFRSPVVGWLFRHAKAIPIAPAHQDAALLARAYDLCAQALAAGELVCISPEGKLTRTGELNPFRHGVAEILRRTPALVVPMALRGLWGSVFSRAVDAHWPRPLRKGVMSRLSLVVGEPIDPTLATPEKLQQVVTELRGARK; from the coding sequence ATGAACGATCGTCCGTTGCCTGCTGCCCGCCGCGCCGCTCGTGCGCGCGAAGCGCACGAATCCCAGTTCCGCCTGCTCGGCCAGCGCCGGTTCGCGCCGTTCTTCTGGACGCAGTTTCTCGGCGCGATGAACGACAACGTGTTCAAGATCGGCTTCACGTCGCTCGTCACGTATCAGGCGGCGCGATTTTCGGGCGTCGACCCGAAAACGGCGGCGTTCCTGATCTCCGCGATTTTCATTCTGCCCTTCGTGCTGTTTTCGGCCACTTCCGGCCAGATCGCGGACAAGTACGACAAGGCGTTTCTCACGCGCCTCGTCAAGACTCTCGAGATCGCGGTGATGCTGGTCGGCGGCGCGGGGTTCTGGCTGCATAGCGCGCCGCTGCTGTACCTGTGCACGTTCCTGATGGGCGTGCATTCGACGGTGTTCGGGCCGGTCAAGTACTCGTATCTGCCGCAGCATCTGTCTAAAGCGGAACTGGTCGGCGGCAACGGTATGGTCGAGATGGGCACCTTCGTCGCGATCCTGATCGGCACGATCGTCGGCGGCGCGGGCGCGGGGTTCGCCGAGCATGGCGCGGTGGTGCTGGCTTGCGCGTGTGTCGCGATTGCATTGACAGGGCGTGTCGTGTCGGGCTTCGTGCCGGCTACGCCCGCGCCGCAGCCCGGGTTGCGCATCAACTGGAATCCCGTCAGCGAAACATGGCGCAATCTCAAGCTCGCGCACGAAAACCGCACGGTGTTTCTGAGCCTGCTCGGCATTTCGTGGCTGTGGTTCGTCGGCGCGACGTTCCTCGCGTCGTTTTTCAACTTCGCGAAGGACGTGCTGTCCGCCGATCCCGACGTCGTGACCGTGCTGCTGGCCACCTTCTCGATCGGCATTGGCATGGGTTCGCTGTTGTGCGAACGGCTCTCTAAGCGCCGCATCGAGCTCGGGCTGGTGCCGCTCGGCTCGATCGGCATGAGCGTTTTCGCGATCGATCTTTTTTTCGCGAGCCACGCGCTGCCGCCGGCGGGGCATTTGCTGAGCGTCGGGGAATTTCTCGCGCGGCCTGCGCATTGGCGTGTGCTCGCCGATCTGTTCCTGCTCGCGATGTTCGGCGGCTTCTACAGCGTGCCGCTGTATGCACTGATCCAAAGCCGTAGTCAGCCGAGTCATCGCGCGCGGATCATCGCCGCGAACAATATCCTCAATTCGCTGTTCATGATCGTGTCGGCGCTGATGGCGATGGGCTTGACCGCGGCGGGCTTCAGCATCCCGGCGATCTTCCTCGTCACCGCGCTACTGAACGTGGTCGTCGCGGGCTACATCTATTCGCTCGCGCCTGAGTTCCTGCTGCGCTTCATCGCGTGGCTGCTCGTGCATACCTTCTACCGGATCCGGCTCGTGCATGCGGAGCGGATTCCGGACGAGGGTGCGGCGGTGCTCGTATGCAACCACGTCAGTTTCGTCGATGCGATCGTCATCATGGCCGAAAGCCCGCGGCCCATCCGCTTCCTGATGGACCATCAGGTCTTCCGCTCGCCGGTCGTCGGCTGGTTGTTCCGGCACGCGAAAGCGATTCCGATCGCGCCCGCTCATCAAGACGCAGCGCTGCTCGCGCGCGCGTACGATCTGTGCGCGCAGGCGCTCGCGGCCGGCGAACTCGTCTGCATCTCTCCCGAAGGCAAGCTGACGCGTACGGGCGAGCTGAATCCGTTTCGTCATGGCGTCGCCGAGATCCTCAGGCGCACGCCGGCGCTCGTTGTTCCGATGGCGCTGCGCGGTCTGTGGGGGAGTGTGTTCTCGCGCGCGGTCGATGCCCACTGGCCGCGTCCGCTCAGAA
- the wrbA gene encoding NAD(P)H:quinone oxidoreductase, producing MKDILVLYYSRHGATRELALAIAHGVDSVPGMQARVRTVPAVSTVCEASEPDIPTEGPPYVELRDLEECAGLALGSPTRFGNMAAALKYFLDGTTPQWLSGTLSGKPACVFTSTGSLHGGQESTLLSMMLPLLHHGMLIVGIPYTESALSTTQTGGTPYGASHFARAGTAGQGISAEERTLAIALGARVGRTAASMTERP from the coding sequence ATGAAAGACATTCTCGTGCTTTATTACAGCCGTCACGGCGCCACGCGCGAGCTCGCGCTGGCCATCGCGCACGGCGTCGATAGCGTCCCCGGCATGCAGGCGCGCGTGCGCACCGTGCCGGCGGTTTCCACGGTCTGCGAGGCGAGCGAGCCGGACATTCCCACCGAGGGACCGCCGTACGTCGAACTGCGCGACCTCGAAGAATGCGCGGGCCTCGCGCTGGGCTCGCCGACGCGCTTCGGCAACATGGCGGCGGCGCTCAAATACTTCCTCGACGGCACCACGCCGCAATGGCTATCCGGTACGCTGTCGGGCAAGCCGGCCTGCGTGTTCACGTCCACCGGCAGCCTGCACGGCGGCCAGGAATCCACGCTGCTGTCCATGATGCTGCCGCTGCTCCATCACGGCATGCTGATCGTCGGCATTCCGTACACCGAGAGCGCGCTGTCCACCACGCAAACCGGCGGCACGCCGTACGGCGCGTCGCATTTCGCGCGGGCCGGCACGGCCGGCCAAGGCATCTCCGCCGAAGAACGGACGCTTGCGATCGCGCTCGGCGCGCGCGTTGGACGCACGGCGGCGTCGATGACCGAAAGGCCGTGA
- a CDS encoding alpha/beta fold hydrolase: protein MIVTVQGEPAYAYTGGKPFDASLRTAVFIHGAEHDHSVWALQSRYFAHHGFGVLALDLPGHRRSAGPALAGIPALADWLAALLDAVGVTRAFVAGHSMGSLIALDFAGRYPQRATHVALLATALPMTVSDALLDAALNREPEAIAMVNQWSHSTLAAKPSCPGPGFWLHGMNQRLMEHVSASGEPHLFHTDFTACHTYADGLARAAQVRCATRLIVGRRDAMTPPRAAKALADALAQAGTPVDTVTLDAGHALMTEQPDATLDALYGFASRPPHEAR from the coding sequence ATGATCGTCACCGTTCAAGGCGAACCGGCTTACGCCTACACCGGCGGCAAACCCTTCGACGCGAGCCTGCGGACAGCGGTATTCATTCATGGCGCCGAGCACGATCACAGCGTGTGGGCGCTGCAAAGCCGCTACTTCGCGCATCACGGCTTCGGCGTGCTTGCGCTCGATCTGCCCGGCCACCGCCGCAGCGCCGGACCCGCGCTTGCCGGCATCCCCGCGCTGGCCGACTGGCTCGCGGCGCTGCTCGACGCCGTGGGCGTCACGCGTGCGTTCGTCGCCGGTCACAGCATGGGCTCGCTGATCGCACTCGACTTCGCCGGCCGCTATCCGCAGCGCGCGACGCATGTTGCGCTGCTCGCGACCGCGCTACCGATGACCGTCTCCGACGCGCTGCTCGACGCCGCACTCAACCGCGAGCCCGAGGCGATCGCCATGGTCAACCAGTGGTCGCATTCGACGCTCGCGGCGAAGCCGTCGTGTCCCGGCCCCGGCTTCTGGCTGCATGGCATGAACCAGCGGCTGATGGAGCACGTCTCCGCCAGCGGTGAACCGCATCTGTTCCACACCGATTTCACCGCCTGCCACACCTATGCGGATGGCCTCGCCCGCGCGGCGCAGGTGCGTTGCGCCACCCGCCTGATCGTCGGCCGGCGTGATGCCATGACGCCGCCACGTGCCGCGAAAGCGCTTGCCGATGCGCTCGCGCAGGCGGGCACGCCGGTCGACACCGTCACGCTCGACGCAGGCCACGCGTTGATGACCGAGCAACCCGACGCGACGCTCGATGCGCTGTACGGCTTCGCTTCGCGGCCGCCGCACGAAGCACGTTGA
- a CDS encoding CBS domain-containing protein, whose translation MRVSDILKVKGNTLFTVTPDTTLHDAVNTMAEHDIGSLVVMEYGDLVGMLTFREIILTLSENGGSVGTSTIRKVMDDHPLTCTPETDVNEVRRMMLEHHVRYLPVMESRTLMGVISFYDVAKAVVEEQGFENRMLKAYIRDWPEEQEGRDQQPAR comes from the coding sequence ATGCGAGTCAGCGACATTCTTAAAGTCAAGGGCAACACCCTTTTTACGGTCACGCCGGATACCACGCTGCATGACGCCGTCAATACCATGGCCGAGCACGACATCGGCTCGCTCGTCGTGATGGAGTACGGCGACCTCGTCGGCATGCTGACGTTTCGCGAAATCATTCTGACCTTGAGCGAGAACGGCGGCAGCGTCGGCACCTCGACCATCCGCAAGGTGATGGACGACCATCCGCTCACCTGCACGCCCGAAACCGACGTCAACGAAGTGCGCCGCATGATGCTCGAGCATCACGTACGCTATCTGCCCGTCATGGAAAGCCGCACGCTGATGGGCGTCATCTCGTTCTACGACGTCGCGAAGGCGGTGGTCGAGGAGCAGGGCTTCGAGAACCGCATGCTGAAGGCCTATATCCGCGACTGGCCGGAAGAGCAGGAAGGACGGGATCAGCAGCCGGCGCGCTGA
- a CDS encoding DUF2069 domain-containing protein: protein MNAPVPVQPRAAAALVAVFTLVAMIALALAWEGWLAPLRPGGSLLVLKALPLLAALPGAWRRRLYTMQWASMLILLYFAEGVVRGWSDHGLSARLGWLQAALAVIFFACALAYVGPFKRAAKRAAKQAAKQATKHPTKQAASEPTPPA, encoded by the coding sequence GTGAACGCACCCGTGCCCGTGCAGCCCAGAGCCGCCGCTGCGCTCGTCGCCGTTTTCACGCTGGTCGCGATGATCGCGCTGGCGCTCGCATGGGAAGGGTGGCTCGCGCCGTTGCGGCCCGGCGGTTCACTGCTCGTGCTGAAGGCCTTGCCGCTGCTCGCCGCGTTGCCGGGAGCATGGCGACGCCGGCTTTATACGATGCAATGGGCTTCGATGCTGATCCTGCTGTACTTCGCCGAAGGCGTGGTACGCGGCTGGAGCGATCATGGCTTGAGTGCGCGGCTCGGCTGGCTGCAAGCGGCGCTTGCCGTGATCTTCTTCGCCTGCGCGCTCGCGTATGTCGGGCCGTTCAAGCGCGCGGCGAAACGGGCCGCTAAGCAGGCCGCTAAGCAGGCCACTAAGCACCCCACTAAGCAGGCCGCCAGCGAACCCACCCCGCCCGCCTGA